The Anoxybacillus flavithermus genome has a segment encoding these proteins:
- a CDS encoding PrsW family intramembrane metalloprotease — protein MWAIISAGIAPGLALLSYFYLKDEYETEPLSLVLRMFLYGAFLVFPLMFIQHVLKVEHMLTNPFVEAFLSTSLLEEFFKWFVFYYAIYDHQEFNEPYDGIVYGVSVSLGFATLENILYLFANGVEFAVTRALLPVSSHALFGVIMGFYLGRAKFSLPKKEKNYIWLSFLLPFLFHGIYDYILLTLERWIYYMLPFMIFLWWLALRKVKLARGMTIEIPQSSSQA, from the coding sequence ATGTGGGCTATTATTTCTGCGGGGATTGCCCCCGGATTAGCGTTGCTCAGTTATTTTTATTTGAAGGATGAATACGAAACCGAACCGTTATCACTTGTTTTGCGCATGTTTTTATACGGTGCATTTTTAGTTTTTCCACTTATGTTCATTCAACACGTTTTAAAGGTTGAACATATGTTGACCAATCCTTTCGTCGAAGCCTTTTTATCAACGAGTTTATTGGAAGAATTTTTTAAATGGTTTGTATTTTACTATGCCATTTATGATCATCAAGAATTTAATGAACCATATGATGGTATTGTGTATGGAGTAAGTGTATCGCTCGGGTTTGCTACACTTGAAAACATTTTATATTTATTTGCCAACGGCGTTGAATTTGCAGTCACTCGCGCGCTTTTGCCCGTGTCGAGCCATGCGTTATTCGGCGTCATTATGGGCTTTTATTTAGGGAGAGCAAAATTTAGTCTGCCGAAGAAAGAAAAAAATTATATATGGTTGTCTTTCCTTCTCCCATTTTTATTTCACGGCATATACGACTACATTTTATTGACGTTAGAACGTTGGATTTATTACATGCTTCCGTTTATGATTTTTTTATGGTGGCTCGCTTTACGAAAAGTAAAACTTGCAAGAGGAATGACGATAGAGATCCCACAATCATCAAGCCAGGCGTAA
- a CDS encoding 1-acyl-sn-glycerol-3-phosphate acyltransferase, protein MSFYTFARTVVKQVLTPLYRIEVSGVEHIPKEGAVIICANHISNLDPPIVGITCPRPVHFMAKEELFRTPVVKQLVSRLHAFPVRRGMGDREALRTGLALLKERKVLGLFPEGTRSKDGKLKKGLAGAGFFALRSEAVVVPCAIIGPYRVGKKLKVVYGAPIDFTPWRERRASADEVTAVIMEHIQQLLHKHQ, encoded by the coding sequence GTGAGTTTTTACACGTTTGCCCGTACAGTTGTAAAACAAGTGCTGACTCCGCTTTACCGAATTGAAGTAAGCGGAGTGGAACATATCCCAAAAGAAGGTGCTGTCATTATTTGCGCCAATCACATTAGCAACCTAGATCCACCGATCGTCGGTATCACATGTCCGCGCCCTGTTCATTTTATGGCAAAAGAAGAACTGTTTCGCACACCGGTTGTAAAACAACTCGTTTCACGCCTTCATGCGTTTCCTGTTCGTCGTGGAATGGGGGATCGTGAAGCACTAAGAACGGGTTTAGCTTTACTGAAAGAGAGAAAAGTACTTGGATTATTTCCTGAAGGAACGCGAAGTAAAGATGGAAAATTAAAAAAAGGATTGGCAGGAGCAGGTTTTTTTGCGTTGCGTAGCGAAGCGGTTGTTGTACCGTGTGCCATTATCGGTCCTTATCGTGTTGGAAAAAAGTTAAAAGTCGTATACGGTGCGCCCATTGACTTTACACCATGGCGTGAAAGAAGAGCGAGCGCCGATGAAGTAACGGCCGTTATTATGGAACATATTCAACAACTTTTACATAAACATCAATAG
- a CDS encoding ribosome biogenesis GTPase Der yields the protein MSKPVVAIVGRPNVGKSTIFNRIVGERISIVEDVPGVTRDRIYSSAEWLNTTFNMIDTGGIDIGDEPLLTQIRQQAEIAIDEADVIIFMTNGRDGVTAADEEVAKILYRSNKPVVLAVNKIDNPDMRENIYDFYTLGFGEPIPISGTHGLGIGDLLDAVVAHFPKRETKEYDADVIKFCLIGRPNVGKSSLVNAILGEERVIVSDIAGTTRDAIDTTFKRDGQEYVIIDTAGMRKRGKVYESTEKYSVLRALKAIERSDVVLVVINAEEGIIEQDKKIAGYAHEAGRGVVIVVNKWDAIEKDEKTMNEFEKNIRDHFQFLDYAPIVFVSAKTKQRLHKLLPVIQMVSENHAMRVQTNVLNEVLMDAIAMNPTPTHNGQRLKIYYMTQVAVKPPTFVVFVNDPELMHFSYERFLENRIRDTFGFEGTPIKIIARPRN from the coding sequence ATGTCGAAACCGGTTGTAGCGATCGTTGGTCGCCCAAATGTCGGGAAGTCAACGATTTTTAATCGCATTGTCGGAGAACGTATTTCCATTGTAGAAGATGTACCAGGAGTAACGCGTGATCGAATTTATAGTAGTGCGGAGTGGTTAAATACAACGTTTAACATGATTGATACAGGTGGAATTGATATTGGCGATGAGCCGTTATTAACACAAATTCGTCAACAGGCAGAAATTGCGATCGACGAAGCGGACGTCATCATTTTTATGACAAACGGTCGAGATGGCGTCACAGCAGCAGACGAAGAAGTAGCGAAAATTTTATATCGTTCCAACAAACCGGTCGTTCTAGCCGTAAACAAAATTGATAATCCAGACATGCGTGAAAACATTTATGACTTTTATACGCTCGGATTCGGAGAGCCGATTCCGATTTCTGGCACGCACGGACTAGGCATCGGAGATTTGCTCGATGCGGTCGTTGCTCATTTTCCTAAGCGTGAAACGAAAGAATACGATGCGGATGTTATAAAGTTTTGTTTAATCGGTCGTCCGAACGTTGGAAAATCATCACTTGTTAACGCTATTTTAGGGGAAGAACGGGTCATTGTGAGCGATATCGCAGGAACGACGCGCGATGCGATCGATACAACGTTTAAGAGAGATGGACAAGAATATGTCATTATTGATACAGCAGGGATGCGCAAAAGAGGAAAAGTGTATGAAAGCACCGAAAAATATAGTGTATTGCGGGCGCTAAAAGCGATCGAGCGTTCCGATGTGGTGCTTGTCGTCATTAACGCTGAAGAAGGGATTATTGAGCAAGATAAAAAAATCGCTGGGTATGCGCATGAAGCTGGCCGTGGTGTCGTGATCGTTGTGAACAAGTGGGATGCGATCGAAAAAGACGAAAAGACGATGAATGAGTTTGAGAAAAATATTCGTGACCATTTTCAATTTCTTGATTATGCCCCGATTGTATTCGTTTCTGCCAAAACGAAACAACGGTTGCATAAGTTGCTTCCTGTTATTCAAATGGTAAGCGAAAATCATGCGATGCGTGTCCAAACAAATGTATTAAATGAAGTGCTTATGGATGCGATTGCGATGAATCCGACACCGACACATAATGGCCAACGATTAAAAATTTATTATATGACGCAAGTTGCAGTAAAACCACCGACGTTCGTTGTATTTGTCAACGATCCTGAACTCATGCATTTTTCGTATGAGCGCTTTTTAGAAAACCGTATTCGTGATACGTTCGGATTTGAAGGAACACCGATCAAAATCATTGCACGGCCACGCAACTAA
- a CDS encoding adenosylmethionine--8-amino-7-oxononanoate aminotransferase BioA: MEKGMVAMNEWIEKSKTYLWLPFTQMKDYEQHPLVIESGEGIFLTDVNGKTYYDGYSSLWLNVHGHRKKEIDDAIRAQLERIAHSTLLGAANIPAIALAEKLIEWTPSHLTRVFYSDSGAEAVEIALKIAFQYWRNIGENKKQKFVTLANGYHGDTVGAISVGAIDIFHTVYEPLMFTSYKAPFPLVYRHPSNDPNVVRDEALGALEALFAEHHEEIAAMIVEGMIQGAGGMHVMPKGYLKGVEQLCRQYNILFIVDEVATGFGRTGKRFAIEHEDVQPDIMTVAKGITGGYLPIAATLTTEAIYEAFYGDYTEFKTFFHGHSYTGNQLGCAAALANIQIFERERLIEQIQQKATFVAEQLASFNELNHVGDVRQLGLMCGIELVRDRRTHEPYPWTERMGYRTTLTMREKGMLTRPLGDVIVFMPPLASTFEQLEAMIAMMKEAIIETTEKRG, from the coding sequence ATGGAGAAAGGAATGGTGGCAATGAACGAGTGGATTGAAAAAAGTAAAACATATTTATGGTTGCCGTTTACACAAATGAAAGATTATGAACAACATCCGCTCGTTATCGAAAGCGGGGAAGGCATTTTTTTGACGGATGTGAACGGAAAAACATATTATGACGGATATTCATCTCTTTGGTTAAACGTTCATGGACATCGAAAAAAAGAAATTGATGATGCCATTCGTGCCCAGCTTGAACGCATTGCTCATTCAACGCTGTTAGGAGCAGCGAATATTCCTGCCATTGCATTAGCCGAAAAATTAATCGAATGGACGCCAAGTCATTTAACGCGCGTATTTTATTCAGATAGTGGAGCAGAAGCTGTAGAAATTGCGCTCAAAATTGCTTTTCAATATTGGCGAAACATCGGAGAGAATAAAAAGCAAAAATTTGTTACTTTAGCAAATGGTTATCACGGAGATACAGTCGGTGCCATTAGCGTCGGAGCGATCGACATTTTTCATACCGTATATGAACCGCTTATGTTTACGAGCTATAAAGCACCGTTTCCGCTCGTCTATCGTCATCCAAGCAACGACCCGAACGTTGTGCGCGATGAGGCGTTAGGTGCATTAGAAGCGTTATTTGCCGAACATCATGAAGAAATTGCAGCCATGATTGTTGAAGGAATGATTCAAGGGGCAGGTGGCATGCATGTCATGCCAAAAGGATATTTAAAAGGGGTGGAACAATTATGTCGGCAATATAACATTTTATTCATTGTCGATGAAGTAGCTACCGGTTTTGGCCGAACAGGAAAACGATTTGCAATCGAGCATGAAGATGTGCAACCTGACATCATGACGGTGGCAAAAGGCATTACGGGCGGTTATTTGCCGATTGCTGCTACATTGACGACCGAAGCGATTTATGAAGCATTTTATGGCGACTATACAGAGTTTAAAACGTTTTTCCATGGACATTCTTACACAGGAAACCAGCTCGGTTGTGCCGCTGCTTTAGCAAATATACAAATTTTTGAACGTGAGCGACTGATAGAACAAATACAACAAAAAGCCACATTTGTCGCTGAACAGCTTGCATCGTTTAATGAACTTAATCATGTCGGTGATGTACGTCAGCTTGGGCTCATGTGTGGCATCGAACTTGTGCGTGATCGCCGTACACACGAACCGTATCCGTGGACGGAACGGATGGGGTATAGAACGACATTAACGATGAGAGAAAAAGGGATGTTAACACGCCCGCTCGGCGATGTGATCGTTTTTATGCCACCGTTAGCTAGTACGTTTGAGCAACTAGAGGCGATGATCGCTATGATGAAAGAGGCGATTATCGAAACAACAGAAAAAAGGGGCTAA
- a CDS encoding pilus assembly protein PilZ: MIKIGVPLTLELKYSEHMEKYKCKVAEIEDGKVYVDYPIDMSTNRTAFLLDGSQLKVSFVGEDEAVYAFESEVLGRTKRNIPLLILSYPGDNQLLRIQRRQFVRVDAIVDVAIHPLQDEFVPFTTVTSDISAGGAAIVLPHRETGIKQGMTIEIWIVLHMRSGDYHYLRFPARVVRIFEENVVKASLQFLEVSDVDRLTLIRYSFEKQLELRKKEQLDA, from the coding sequence TTGATTAAAATTGGGGTGCCGTTAACGCTTGAACTAAAATATAGCGAACATATGGAAAAGTATAAGTGTAAAGTGGCAGAAATAGAAGATGGAAAAGTTTATGTTGATTACCCGATTGATATGAGTACAAATCGCACAGCATTTTTATTAGACGGATCGCAACTAAAAGTAAGTTTTGTCGGGGAAGATGAGGCGGTTTATGCCTTCGAATCGGAAGTGTTAGGAAGAACAAAACGCAATATTCCGTTACTGATTTTATCATATCCCGGGGACAATCAACTTCTTCGTATTCAACGCCGTCAGTTTGTGCGTGTCGATGCGATTGTTGATGTAGCGATTCATCCGTTACAAGATGAGTTTGTCCCATTTACGACCGTCACAAGCGACATAAGTGCAGGTGGAGCAGCGATTGTATTACCCCATCGGGAAACAGGGATAAAACAAGGAATGACCATTGAAATTTGGATTGTGTTGCATATGCGTTCAGGAGACTATCATTATTTACGTTTTCCTGCTCGTGTTGTGCGTATATTTGAAGAAAACGTCGTAAAAGCATCTTTACAGTTTTTAGAAGTGAGCGATGTCGACCGTCTCACATTGATTCGTTACAGCTTTGAAAAACAACTTGAACTAAGAAAAAAGGAGCAACTTGACGCATAA
- a CDS encoding cytidylate kinase, protein MEKKISIAIDGPAAAGKSTVAKRLAEALSYVYIDTGAMYRALTYCALQRGVDVHNEKQLMNVLHDTYIELKPSPSGQLVFANGENVTEAIRTNDVTNNVSYVAKHPAVREEMVKRQRELGQHGGVVMDGRDIGTHVLPHAEVKIFLLASVEERAKRRHEENVLRGIPSDFEQLKEEIARRDQIDSERAVAPLKKAEDAIEIDTTSLSIDEVVDRIMCIVQERVEG, encoded by the coding sequence ATGGAAAAGAAAATTTCGATCGCGATTGACGGACCGGCAGCTGCTGGAAAAAGCACGGTCGCGAAACGATTAGCAGAAGCTTTATCTTACGTCTATATTGATACAGGGGCGATGTATCGCGCCTTAACATATTGCGCGCTTCAGCGTGGTGTAGATGTTCATAACGAAAAACAATTAATGAATGTACTTCATGATACATATATTGAATTAAAGCCGTCGCCGAGTGGACAACTTGTATTTGCAAATGGTGAGAATGTTACCGAAGCTATTCGAACAAATGATGTTACAAACAACGTATCGTATGTAGCAAAACATCCAGCTGTGCGCGAAGAAATGGTAAAACGTCAGCGGGAGCTAGGACAGCATGGCGGTGTCGTCATGGACGGCCGCGATATCGGTACGCACGTGTTGCCACATGCTGAAGTGAAAATTTTTTTACTTGCCTCTGTTGAAGAACGCGCGAAACGTCGGCATGAAGAAAACGTTTTAAGAGGCATTCCGTCTGACTTCGAGCAGCTAAAAGAAGAAATTGCTCGGCGTGATCAAATCGATTCTGAGCGCGCGGTTGCTCCCTTAAAAAAAGCAGAAGACGCGATTGAAATCGATACAACATCGTTATCGATCGATGAAGTGGTCGATCGCATTATGTGCATCGTTCAAGAAAGGGTGGAGGGGTAG
- a CDS encoding dethiobiotin synthase produces MKGFFITGTDTDVGKTFVTACMLRTLVDKRIRATAYKPVQSGAQWREGKWIAPDVDVYRKVIDVTDEDGCTYLLQTPCSPHLAAKIDGVTIEPDHIVAHVHQLQQTYDFVLVEGAGGIAVPLVDDSFLIAHLAQLLHFPLIIVARASVGTINHTVLTVEYAKAFGLQIAGIIMNGFSTPKNEIEQENIRMIEEMTHVPVIGEIPHMTNFSHQQIVWRKEWWQ; encoded by the coding sequence ATGAAAGGTTTTTTTATTACAGGGACAGATACAGATGTAGGAAAAACATTTGTCACTGCTTGTATGTTGCGCACGCTTGTCGACAAACGTATACGTGCGACGGCTTATAAGCCTGTGCAAAGTGGAGCACAATGGCGAGAAGGGAAATGGATCGCGCCTGATGTCGACGTATACCGAAAAGTGATTGATGTGACTGATGAAGATGGATGTACATACTTACTACAAACTCCTTGTTCGCCGCATCTTGCGGCAAAAATCGACGGGGTGACAATCGAGCCCGATCACATTGTGGCACACGTCCATCAACTGCAACAAACTTATGATTTCGTGCTTGTTGAAGGAGCAGGAGGAATTGCCGTTCCACTCGTTGATGATTCGTTTCTCATTGCCCATTTAGCTCAATTGCTACATTTTCCGTTAATCATCGTCGCGCGAGCAAGCGTTGGAACGATCAATCATACGGTGCTGACAGTGGAATATGCGAAAGCATTTGGTTTACAAATAGCTGGCATTATTATGAACGGCTTTTCTACACCAAAAAATGAAATTGAACAAGAAAACATACGAATGATTGAAGAGATGACACATGTTCCAGTGATCGGCGAAATTCCGCATATGACAAACTTTTCACATCAACAAATTGTATGGAGAAAGGAATGGTGGCAATGA
- a CDS encoding 30S ribosomal protein S1: MEEMNQVDVRVYEVGDTVKGQVTKVEDKQVLIDVEGSKLVGIIPISELSSLHIEKASDVLSVGDAVVAKVKKVEDEALILSKKAADAEKAWEELERKLANGDTFDVVVKDIVKGGLVADVGVRAFIPASLVEKDFVEDFTDYKGRTLTVKVVELDREKNRVVLSHRAVVEEEESSKKKAALQSLQVGQVLEGTVVRMTNFGAFVNIGEVDGLVHISQLSHARVDHPSDVVKEGDVVKVKVLAIDEESGRVSLSMKAALPAPWDGIEQKIKEGDVLEGTVKRLAPFGAFVEVFPGVEGLVHISQISTKHIGAPHEVLKEGDVVKVKVLAVNEQEKRLSLSIRELLEDDVQEDYREYTTSTETTGFQIGEVLGEQLKKLK; this comes from the coding sequence ATGGAAGAGATGAATCAAGTCGATGTGCGTGTCTACGAAGTAGGCGACACAGTGAAAGGTCAAGTAACGAAAGTAGAAGACAAACAAGTGCTCATTGATGTGGAAGGAAGCAAGCTTGTCGGCATTATCCCGATCAGCGAGCTATCAAGTCTTCATATCGAAAAAGCAAGCGATGTTCTGTCAGTCGGAGATGCAGTCGTCGCAAAAGTGAAAAAAGTAGAAGATGAGGCGCTTATTTTATCGAAAAAAGCAGCAGATGCCGAAAAAGCATGGGAAGAGTTAGAGAGAAAACTCGCAAATGGCGACACGTTTGACGTAGTGGTGAAAGATATTGTAAAAGGTGGACTTGTAGCGGATGTTGGTGTCCGTGCATTTATTCCGGCATCGCTTGTTGAAAAAGATTTTGTTGAAGATTTTACAGACTACAAAGGACGTACATTGACGGTAAAAGTCGTTGAGCTTGACCGCGAAAAAAATCGCGTTGTCTTATCTCATCGCGCGGTTGTAGAAGAAGAGGAGTCGTCCAAAAAGAAAGCTGCATTACAGTCGCTTCAAGTTGGTCAAGTGCTTGAAGGAACAGTCGTGCGCATGACGAACTTCGGCGCGTTCGTCAATATCGGTGAGGTTGATGGTCTCGTACATATTTCTCAGCTCTCACATGCACGTGTAGATCATCCGTCAGACGTCGTCAAAGAAGGCGATGTCGTCAAAGTAAAAGTGCTTGCGATTGATGAAGAAAGCGGACGTGTTTCTTTATCAATGAAAGCTGCGCTTCCAGCTCCTTGGGACGGCATTGAACAAAAAATAAAAGAAGGTGACGTACTCGAAGGAACAGTCAAACGTTTAGCCCCATTTGGCGCGTTTGTCGAAGTGTTCCCAGGCGTTGAAGGCCTTGTTCATATTTCTCAAATTTCAACGAAACATATTGGTGCGCCGCATGAAGTGTTAAAAGAAGGCGACGTCGTCAAAGTAAAAGTGCTTGCCGTAAACGAACAAGAGAAACGTTTGTCGTTAAGCATTCGTGAGTTGCTTGAAGATGACGTACAAGAAGACTATCGTGAATATACAACTTCAACAGAAACGACAGGATTCCAAATTGGCGAAGTGCTTGGAGAGCAGTTAAAAAAATTAAAATAA
- a CDS encoding germination protein YpeB, with product MLRILLIGALSIGIAGTAYWGYREHQQKNAILIHAENNYQRAFHDLTYQIDLLHDQIGTTLAMNSRQSLSPALAEVWRLASEAHATVGQLPLSLLPFNKTEEFLSNIGSFSYRAAIRDLDKQPLNAEEYKALQQLYKKSADIQQELRNVQHLVLENNLRWMDVELALATNNRPNDNTIIDGFKTVEKNVQSYNETDFGPSFTSVEKREKGFEHISGKKITEEEAKQIAKTFLGLKGNEKIEVVHSGKGASDAFYSVTIKNPKTKSETYMDITERGGYPIWVIENRPVNKQNISLNEATMRGLQFLKQHKFNNFELYESTQYDHVAVLTFVTAKDGVRIYPESIKMKIALDDGNIIGFSARDYLSSKRERTIPKPAISIEQARKKMNPNVTIMEERKAMIMNNMNEEVLCYEFLGTLGDDTYRIFINAQNGVEEKVEKLQNPEPIYGEI from the coding sequence TTGCTACGAATTTTACTTATTGGCGCATTATCAATTGGCATTGCTGGAACAGCCTATTGGGGATATCGGGAGCATCAACAAAAAAATGCGATTTTGATTCATGCCGAAAACAACTACCAACGTGCATTTCATGATTTAACATATCAAATTGATTTGCTTCATGATCAAATTGGGACAACGCTTGCAATGAACTCCCGTCAATCGTTGTCACCAGCGCTTGCAGAAGTGTGGCGCCTTGCTTCTGAAGCACACGCAACCGTTGGACAGCTCCCACTTTCTCTGTTGCCATTTAATAAAACGGAGGAATTTTTATCGAATATTGGTTCATTTAGCTATCGTGCCGCCATTCGCGATTTAGATAAACAACCGTTAAATGCTGAAGAATATAAAGCATTGCAACAACTATACAAAAAATCTGCTGATATTCAACAAGAGTTACGAAACGTCCAGCATCTTGTATTAGAAAACAACTTGCGCTGGATGGATGTCGAGTTGGCACTTGCGACAAACAATCGCCCAAACGACAACACCATTATAGATGGATTTAAAACGGTAGAGAAAAATGTTCAATCTTATAATGAAACTGATTTCGGTCCTTCGTTCACAAGCGTAGAAAAAAGGGAAAAAGGGTTTGAACATATTTCTGGAAAAAAGATTACGGAAGAAGAAGCAAAACAAATCGCAAAAACGTTTCTCGGTTTAAAAGGGAATGAAAAAATCGAAGTCGTTCATAGCGGAAAAGGTGCAAGTGATGCATTTTATAGTGTGACGATTAAAAATCCGAAAACGAAGAGTGAAACGTATATGGATATTACCGAAAGAGGAGGATATCCAATTTGGGTCATTGAAAATCGTCCCGTTAATAAACAAAACATCAGTTTAAACGAAGCGACGATGCGCGGGCTTCAGTTTTTGAAACAACATAAATTTAACAACTTTGAATTGTACGAAAGCACTCAATACGATCACGTTGCTGTGCTCACGTTCGTCACAGCAAAAGATGGCGTTCGTATTTACCCTGAATCGATTAAAATGAAAATCGCACTAGACGATGGAAACATTATCGGATTTTCCGCTCGCGATTACTTATCGTCAAAACGTGAACGAACGATTCCAAAACCAGCCATTTCAATTGAGCAAGCGCGCAAAAAAATGAATCCGAATGTTACCATTATGGAAGAAAGAAAGGCGATGATTATGAACAATATGAATGAAGAAGTGCTTTGCTATGAATTTTTAGGAACGCTCGGAGATGACACCTATCGCATTTTTATTAATGCGCAAAATGGAGTCGAAGAAAAGGTAGAAAAACTTCAAAATCCTGAACCGATATACGGTGAAATATAA
- a CDS encoding type 2 isopentenyl-diphosphate Delta-isomerase, giving the protein MERAKRKLQHIEYALATGQRRLHGFEDVTFVHNSLPNISTAHIDLQTKIGELSLRSPIFINAMTGGGGAETTKINEQLAYVANEYGLAMAVGSQMAALKDERERQSFTIIRQVNKRGMVFANLGSEATVDEAKRAVDMIEANALQIHLNVVQELVMPEGDRNFCGALSRIEQIVSAVDVPVIVKEVGFGMSKETARKLEDIGVCAVDVGGFGGTNFAQIENKRREKQLSYFNEWGITTTASIAEVASEVQRISIIGSGGVQHALDVAKCVALGASAVGMAGYMLRLLIEQGVEALIAEINQLHEDLTVIMTALGTRTIFDLQKVPVVITGKTYHWLRERGIDTTRYSQRP; this is encoded by the coding sequence GTGGAACGTGCAAAACGAAAATTACAACATATTGAATACGCGCTCGCAACAGGACAACGTCGCTTGCACGGATTTGAAGATGTGACATTTGTGCACAATAGCTTGCCGAATATATCCACTGCTCATATCGATTTGCAAACAAAAATCGGCGAACTTTCTTTACGTTCGCCGATTTTTATTAATGCGATGACGGGCGGTGGAGGTGCGGAGACGACAAAAATTAATGAACAGCTTGCTTATGTCGCAAATGAATATGGCTTAGCCATGGCTGTTGGTTCACAAATGGCCGCTTTAAAAGATGAACGAGAGCGACAATCGTTTACCATTATTCGCCAAGTCAATAAACGTGGCATGGTATTTGCCAACTTAGGTAGCGAGGCAACGGTGGACGAGGCGAAGCGTGCCGTTGATATGATCGAGGCGAACGCGCTTCAAATTCATTTAAATGTCGTTCAAGAGCTAGTAATGCCTGAAGGAGATCGCAATTTTTGCGGGGCGCTTTCACGCATTGAACAAATCGTCTCTGCGGTCGATGTGCCTGTGATCGTAAAAGAAGTCGGATTTGGAATGAGCAAGGAGACGGCACGGAAGTTAGAGGATATAGGTGTATGTGCTGTTGATGTCGGAGGTTTTGGGGGCACAAATTTTGCGCAAATCGAGAATAAGCGACGTGAAAAACAACTTTCGTATTTTAATGAATGGGGAATAACGACGACAGCATCGATTGCGGAAGTGGCGTCCGAAGTCCAGCGTATAAGCATTATCGGAAGCGGAGGAGTACAACATGCACTCGATGTGGCCAAATGTGTTGCTCTTGGTGCTTCTGCGGTAGGCATGGCGGGCTATATGTTGCGTCTCTTGATTGAACAAGGAGTGGAAGCACTCATAGCAGAAATCAATCAGTTGCACGAAGATTTAACGGTCATTATGACTGCACTAGGTACTCGAACGATTTTCGACTTACAAAAAGTTCCTGTCGTCATTACAGGAAAAACATATCACTGGTTGCGCGAACGAGGCATCGACACGACGCGTTACAGCCAGCGCCCATGA
- a CDS encoding spore cortex-lytic enzyme, producing the protein MYKNVIVTKNSVKRYCLHIKGGVTMRKWFICLFFIFSFSYTSQVHAFSKQVIQRGAVGDDVIELQARLQYLGFYRGKIDGVFSWRTYWALRNFQYKFKLPVDGVAGEATKQKLVRASKYYKSFVHSNLRKGNTFTHYGGVPLSKQVKARQTKAKNQVTATKTTNTRDNSKQMAVKRVKAAAVNVPNGFSQNDIQLMANAVHGEARGEPYIGQVAVAAVILNRINSPSFPNTVAGVIFEPGAFTAVADGQIWLTPNETSRKAVLDALNGWDPSSGALYYFNPNTATNGWIWGRPQIKRIGKHIFCK; encoded by the coding sequence ATGTATAAAAACGTCATTGTGACAAAAAATAGCGTCAAAAGGTATTGTTTACACATCAAGGGAGGAGTCACAATGCGCAAATGGTTCATATGTTTGTTTTTCATCTTTTCGTTCAGTTATACATCGCAAGTGCACGCGTTTTCTAAACAAGTTATCCAGCGCGGAGCTGTCGGTGACGATGTGATCGAACTACAAGCAAGATTGCAATATCTCGGCTTTTATCGAGGGAAAATTGATGGTGTTTTTAGTTGGCGAACATATTGGGCGTTACGAAACTTTCAATACAAATTTAAATTGCCTGTTGACGGGGTAGCAGGAGAAGCAACAAAACAAAAATTAGTACGTGCTTCGAAATATTACAAATCGTTCGTTCATAGCAACTTACGAAAAGGAAACACATTCACCCATTACGGTGGCGTTCCACTAAGCAAACAAGTTAAAGCGCGTCAAACGAAAGCAAAAAATCAAGTAACCGCTACAAAAACAACAAACACACGTGACAATTCTAAACAAATGGCTGTCAAGCGAGTCAAAGCAGCCGCCGTGAACGTCCCAAATGGATTTTCTCAAAATGATATACAGCTAATGGCAAATGCTGTACACGGAGAAGCACGCGGTGAACCATATATCGGTCAAGTGGCTGTTGCAGCAGTTATTTTAAATCGCATCAATAGCCCTTCGTTTCCGAATACGGTCGCCGGCGTCATTTTTGAGCCAGGGGCGTTTACAGCTGTTGCGGACGGGCAAATTTGGCTCACTCCAAACGAAACGTCTCGCAAGGCGGTACTTGATGCGTTAAACGGCTGGGATCCGTCAAGTGGAGCGTTATATTATTTTAATCCAAACACAGCGACAAACGGTTGGATTTGGGGTCGACCGCAAATTAAACGCATCGGAAAACATATTTTTTGTAAATAG
- a CDS encoding YpzI family protein, which yields MGKDRQEKKLKQSRRVESDRDPAKNFKGSTKTEK from the coding sequence ATGGGGAAAGATCGTCAAGAGAAAAAGTTGAAACAATCGCGTCGTGTCGAATCTGATCGCGATCCAGCGAAAAATTTTAAAGGAAGCACAAAAACAGAAAAATAA